A section of the Enterobacter sp. C2 genome encodes:
- the catA gene encoding type A chloramphenicol O-acetyltransferase — MKQVTPKYRAVDLSRWARKEHFEVFQSFAQSTINQTVLIDITALLKDIKEAGWKFYPTMIFLISKIVNRHAEFRMAIKNNELIIWDEIHPSYTIFHKETETFSSLWSHYDGNIHHFQSVYAEDAARYGNNLAYWPKEESRENVFFVSAIPWVTFTSFNVNVANMKNFFAPMFTLGKYYHQDGKVWLPFAVQVHHSVCDGFHVARLANELQEMCNDVMHRSAERTEQT, encoded by the coding sequence ATGAAACAGGTAACGCCAAAATATAGGGCTGTTGATTTATCTCGTTGGGCGAGGAAGGAGCATTTTGAGGTATTTCAAAGCTTTGCTCAATCTACAATTAACCAAACTGTTCTGATTGACATCACCGCGTTGCTAAAAGATATAAAAGAGGCGGGTTGGAAATTTTACCCTACTATGATTTTTCTGATCTCTAAGATCGTAAACCGGCATGCGGAGTTCCGTATGGCTATAAAGAACAACGAGCTTATTATATGGGATGAAATTCATCCAAGCTATACAATTTTCCATAAGGAAACGGAGACCTTTTCATCATTATGGAGCCACTACGATGGCAATATTCATCACTTCCAGAGCGTTTATGCAGAAGACGCTGCACGCTATGGTAATAACCTTGCTTATTGGCCGAAGGAGGAGTCCCGGGAAAACGTCTTTTTCGTATCGGCTATTCCGTGGGTAACTTTTACCAGTTTTAATGTTAACGTTGCTAACATGAAGAATTTTTTTGCCCCTATGTTCACTCTAGGAAAGTACTATCATCAGGATGGAAAAGTATGGTTGCCTTTCGCCGTTCAGGTACATCATTCCGTGTGCGATGGTTTCCATGTGGCAAGACTGGCCAATGAGTTACAAGAAATGTGTAATGACGTAATGCACCGTTCAGCAGAGCGCACAGAGCAGACATAA
- a CDS encoding molybdopterin-dependent oxidoreductase produces the protein MKLIVMLLSFVISMQALAGELPKPAGKPLLTLSGNIENTNEEGKAVFDIASLEKLGMVSFQTASPWYNGRTTFTGIPLKTLMAYVGAKGSIVKVSALNDYTTVIPLSDFQKYNVILALKINGEYMRVRDKGPLFIVYPYDSEPELNNQVFYSRSAWQVSKMSIE, from the coding sequence ATGAAGTTAATTGTCATGTTGTTAAGCTTTGTGATCTCCATGCAGGCTTTAGCGGGGGAACTTCCCAAACCCGCCGGGAAACCCCTTCTGACCCTGTCCGGTAATATAGAAAATACAAACGAAGAGGGTAAAGCCGTTTTCGATATCGCCAGCCTTGAGAAGCTGGGTATGGTTAGTTTCCAGACTGCCTCTCCCTGGTACAATGGGCGCACAACCTTTACGGGTATTCCGCTGAAAACGCTTATGGCGTACGTAGGGGCGAAAGGCTCTATCGTTAAGGTCTCTGCACTCAATGACTACACTACCGTTATCCCTCTCAGTGATTTCCAAAAATATAATGTGATCCTTGCTTTAAAAATCAATGGGGAATACATGCGCGTCCGCGACAAAGGTCCACTATTCATCGTGTATCCCTATGACAGTGAACCTGAACTGAACAATCAGGTCTTTTATTCAAGGTCAGCATGGCAGGTCAGCAAAATGAGCATTGAGTAA
- a CDS encoding GGDEF domain-containing phosphodiesterase: MNRILAGIIFALFISTGYISFLVHERQQELQKLTHYASSWSAGQLVSGYYRFESWLGLYTIDETMTVDDVRLHLDIMLSQSDLLKQGDLGRYIQSNKALHDLAVKLQNILNYLDAHIEKMTRAEIQEYLKVMYSIDAPLSRLSSDALNKDINLINSANSKIQTLYSIYSAISVLLIILSAILGVLIFYQNRNILKAHLQVKSLAGELQESKEKLQIQNTKLEYDAYHDPLTELSNRLSFWDNLNKTIEIAERNKSSVTVMLFDLDRFKEVNDTYGHDAGDMLLRLISQRLLSMSLPADLLYRLGGDEFAFLSSDLAETHAVTLAQKICDYINQPYTIYSTIINITTCVGIVNSETERRSDYLYKFADLALYEAKNEGTGKIKVFRQHMLDKLQESRTLEHDMALAIVNKEFVVYYQPIVDSYSREIYSYEALIRWIHPQKGLLSPDSFIPVAEKTGMINEMGKSMLEMACREAASWAVPVKISVNVSPVQLSGKAFAGIVLSILKETGLSADRLELEVTESSLFTESNMPMNTLNKLRALGVKISIDDFGTGYSSLSRLSQLAFDKIKIDKSFVHSISTKEDALNIIKLITGMAKSLNMKTVAEGIETQEQLEHLKALGCDFAQGYLFSKPQPFIAREIKYGSIPKDEPALLPTRL; the protein is encoded by the coding sequence ATGAACAGAATATTGGCTGGTATAATATTTGCCCTTTTTATATCTACCGGGTATATATCTTTCCTTGTCCATGAAAGACAGCAAGAATTGCAGAAACTGACGCACTACGCCAGTTCATGGTCTGCTGGACAGCTTGTCTCGGGGTATTACCGTTTCGAATCATGGCTTGGTCTTTATACTATCGATGAGACAATGACAGTAGATGATGTGCGCCTTCATCTCGATATTATGCTCAGCCAGAGTGATTTATTGAAGCAAGGAGATTTGGGGCGATATATACAAAGCAATAAAGCACTTCATGACCTGGCTGTAAAACTCCAAAATATCCTTAATTATCTGGATGCGCATATTGAGAAAATGACTCGCGCAGAAATCCAGGAATACTTGAAGGTAATGTATTCGATTGATGCACCATTAAGTCGTCTTTCGTCCGACGCTTTGAATAAAGATATTAATCTTATTAATAGCGCCAATAGTAAAATTCAAACCTTATACTCTATTTATTCAGCAATCTCTGTGCTGCTAATAATACTGAGTGCGATACTGGGCGTGCTGATTTTTTATCAAAATAGAAATATTCTAAAGGCACATCTTCAAGTTAAGAGTCTGGCTGGAGAGCTGCAGGAATCTAAAGAGAAACTGCAAATCCAGAATACAAAGCTGGAGTATGACGCTTACCATGATCCTCTTACAGAGCTGAGTAACAGACTCTCTTTCTGGGATAATTTGAATAAAACCATCGAGATAGCAGAAAGAAATAAAAGCTCTGTGACCGTAATGTTGTTTGATTTAGATAGGTTCAAAGAGGTAAATGATACGTATGGTCATGATGCTGGTGATATGCTGTTGCGTCTCATATCTCAGCGGCTGCTTTCGATGAGTCTTCCTGCGGATTTGCTTTATCGCTTAGGTGGGGATGAGTTTGCATTTCTCTCGAGCGATCTGGCAGAAACTCATGCTGTTACACTCGCCCAAAAAATATGTGACTATATTAACCAGCCCTACACCATTTATAGCACGATTATCAACATAACCACCTGTGTAGGCATTGTTAACTCAGAAACTGAGCGCCGTTCCGACTATCTCTATAAATTTGCCGATCTGGCCCTTTATGAAGCCAAAAATGAAGGCACAGGCAAGATTAAGGTTTTCCGCCAGCACATGTTAGATAAGCTGCAGGAGAGCAGAACCCTTGAGCATGATATGGCATTGGCGATAGTGAATAAAGAATTCGTAGTTTATTATCAACCGATTGTGGATTCGTACAGCCGGGAAATTTACAGCTATGAAGCCCTTATTCGTTGGATACATCCACAAAAGGGTCTTTTATCGCCAGATAGTTTTATTCCTGTTGCTGAAAAAACAGGAATGATTAACGAGATGGGGAAATCTATGCTTGAAATGGCCTGTCGAGAAGCGGCTTCCTGGGCCGTTCCGGTTAAAATTTCAGTAAATGTCTCCCCTGTCCAGCTAAGCGGCAAAGCCTTTGCAGGAATAGTGCTGTCTATACTGAAAGAAACAGGGCTGTCGGCTGACCGGCTTGAACTGGAAGTTACTGAATCGTCTCTCTTTACTGAGAGCAATATGCCGATGAATACCCTGAATAAGCTTAGAGCTTTGGGCGTGAAAATCTCCATCGACGATTTTGGTACGGGATACTCTTCTCTTTCCCGGCTTAGCCAGCTTGCCTTTGATAAAATTAAAATAGACAAATCCTTTGTTCATTCGATATCTACAAAGGAAGATGCTCTTAATATCATAAAACTCATCACCGGCATGGCGAAATCCCTCAATATGAAGACTGTCGCAGAGGGTATTGAAACACAAGAACAACTGGAACACCTTAAGGCACTGGGCTGCGATTTCGCACAAGGATATCTGTTTAGTAAACCTCAGCCTTTTATCGCCAGAGAGATCAAATACGGTTCAATCCCGAAGGATGAGCCTGCCCTGTTGCCGACGCGCTTGTAA
- a CDS encoding CGNR zinc finger domain-containing protein: MITAEKFAYVPQCEAHNCILLFHDLSKSHRRRGCSMVICGNRIKVAAYRNRKVS; the protein is encoded by the coding sequence ATGATCACGGCTGAAAAATTCGCATACGTACCACAGTGTGAAGCCCACAACTGTATTTTACTTTTTCACGATTTGAGCAAATCGCACCGTCGACGCGGGTGCAGTATGGTGATCTGCGGCAATCGCATAAAAGTGGCTGCATATAGAAACAGGAAAGTTTCATAG
- a CDS encoding AAA family ATPase produces MRKQILSTTGNITTRSGWHWQDNIWTLGLYGTAVGAGTLFLPVEIGTRGPVIFLVMLLLGLPLSLLPHLLLCRVYIREEEPVNGTLPIFGSFFSGRGEKLMTLFYCLTFFPVTLVYGVALVNALDNFLTEHLHITGISRGPLSFIVVAALYVVLSKGRDRVVATMSTLALPFAASVLLIAMLLLPDWHLSNLTGVVAEVKATPLSVTMKGIWLTLPLITFSFCCAPMVSPLTSYYREKKAEGEGKALLVIRVAYVAIFASIIFFVLSCMLSIPRDSFMQAKVQNLNVLSVMKGNGGFRLIYYVAPFIAIIGMTKSFLGVGLSVAETFGQLVASVSGKKTSTSKRVASLVLFLLTFGIVYANPDVLNLIETFCGPLIAVILFLIPAYLIYTRSALAQLRGLTVFLVVLGGLATLSALLWPLI; encoded by the coding sequence ATGCGAAAGCAAATCCTCTCCACCACTGGCAACATCACAACGCGCTCTGGCTGGCACTGGCAGGACAACATCTGGACGCTGGGCCTCTATGGCACGGCGGTTGGAGCGGGAACCCTGTTTCTTCCCGTGGAGATTGGGACACGCGGCCCGGTCATCTTCCTGGTGATGCTGCTCCTGGGGCTGCCACTCTCCTTGCTTCCACATCTGCTCTTGTGCCGGGTGTACATTCGGGAGGAAGAGCCAGTAAACGGTACGCTGCCGATTTTCGGCTCCTTCTTCAGCGGTCGCGGCGAAAAGCTGATGACCCTGTTCTACTGCCTAACCTTCTTCCCGGTAACACTGGTGTACGGGGTCGCACTGGTCAACGCGCTGGATAATTTCCTCACAGAACACCTGCACATCACCGGCATCAGCCGTGGCCCCCTGTCGTTTATCGTGGTGGCCGCGCTGTATGTGGTGCTGAGCAAGGGACGCGATAGGGTAGTGGCCACCATGAGTACGCTGGCGCTGCCGTTCGCTGCGTCTGTGCTGTTGATCGCCATGTTACTCCTTCCGGACTGGCATCTGTCGAACCTCACTGGCGTGGTCGCGGAGGTGAAGGCTACCCCGCTGTCGGTGACCATGAAGGGGATCTGGCTGACGCTGCCGCTAATCACCTTCTCGTTCTGCTGTGCGCCGATGGTGTCCCCGCTGACCTCTTACTATCGTGAAAAGAAAGCAGAGGGCGAGGGCAAGGCCCTGCTCGTGATCCGCGTGGCCTATGTGGCTATCTTCGCCAGCATCATCTTCTTTGTATTGAGCTGCATGCTGAGCATCCCGCGAGATAGCTTCATGCAGGCGAAGGTGCAGAACCTTAACGTACTGTCTGTGATGAAGGGAAACGGCGGTTTTAGACTGATTTATTACGTGGCACCGTTCATCGCCATTATCGGCATGACCAAATCCTTCCTGGGGGTGGGGCTGTCGGTCGCGGAGACGTTCGGCCAGCTGGTGGCCAGCGTATCGGGGAAAAAAACCAGCACCAGCAAACGTGTGGCCTCGCTGGTGCTGTTCCTGCTGACCTTTGGCATCGTTTACGCGAACCCGGACGTGCTCAATCTAATTGAAACGTTCTGCGGGCCGCTGATTGCGGTGATCCTCTTTCTGATCCCTGCGTATCTGATTTACACCCGCAGTGCACTGGCGCAGCTGCGTGGTTTGACGGTATTTCTGGTTGTGCTGGGAGGTCTGGCAACATTGTCCGCGCTGTTGTGGCCGCTAATTTAA
- a CDS encoding tail fiber domain-containing protein has product MRAIMGCTWYRKYNDNFGIGFIAQDIQKIFPEAVTTNGSSLTMADGEVVKDVLFPDTAGVAAALHHEAILVLMAENEAIRAEMETMSTELKSLKLLVQQLVGPTAAENQ; this is encoded by the coding sequence ATGCGGGCGATCATGGGTTGCACCTGGTATCGTAAGTATAATGACAATTTTGGTATCGGCTTCATCGCTCAGGACATCCAGAAGATATTCCCGGAAGCAGTAACGACTAACGGCAGTTCGTTAACTATGGCCGATGGGGAAGTGGTTAAAGATGTGCTGTTCCCTGACACGGCTGGCGTGGCCGCCGCATTGCATCACGAGGCGATCCTGGTGCTGATGGCTGAAAATGAGGCTATCAGAGCAGAAATGGAAACTATGAGCACCGAGTTAAAGTCCCTGAAATTGCTGGTTCAGCAGCTGGTTGGACCGACAGCAGCGGAAAATCAATAG